The Candidatus Anaeroferrophillus wilburensis genome contains a region encoding:
- a CDS encoding 2-oxoacid:acceptor oxidoreductase family protein, whose amino-acid sequence MLEIRIHGRGGQGAVIASQILSYAFFIEGKFAQSFPTFGAERRGAPVAAYVRLADAFIDLRSQVVNPDYVMVMAARLAESVPVTGGIKAGGLVFINSDRPAAYYSFFKEDCRVATMNINEIALQHRLGSPTMPLINAPMLGAFARLTGLVALESLVAALPHFIPVKHEENEQAMRAAFVAAPSVA is encoded by the coding sequence GTGCTGGAAATCCGAATTCACGGCCGCGGCGGCCAGGGGGCGGTGATTGCCTCCCAGATTCTTTCCTACGCGTTTTTTATCGAGGGTAAATTTGCCCAGTCGTTTCCCACCTTCGGGGCTGAACGTCGGGGTGCGCCGGTGGCTGCCTATGTGCGGTTGGCCGATGCCTTTATTGACCTGCGCAGCCAGGTAGTCAACCCAGATTACGTCATGGTGATGGCCGCCCGTCTGGCTGAGTCGGTGCCGGTGACCGGTGGTATCAAGGCCGGCGGTCTGGTGTTTATCAATAGTGACCGGCCGGCTGCGTACTATTCCTTTTTTAAAGAGGACTGCCGGGTGGCAACCATGAATATCAATGAAATTGCTCTGCAGCATCGGCTTGGCAGTCCCACCATGCCTCTGATCAATGCCCCGATGCTGGGGGCTTTTGCCCGGCTTACCGGCTTGGTAGCGCTGGAGAGCCTGGTGGCGGCTCTGCCCCATTTCATTCCGGTTAAACATGAGGAAAATGAGCAGGCGATGCGGGCCGCTTTCGTGGCGGCCCCCTCGGTCGCCTAG
- a CDS encoding FAD-dependent oxidoreductase: METLILKGGGGSGESRTFPVSTTTTAANLTGSWKFFRPLLQPKTAPCQAACPLHIDIAAYLLHLSREDKSAALSLLRSFNPLPAVCGRVCPHFCERQCNRGEYDGSVAAGSVERYLGDYGLDIPYEAPAVVRPQRVAVVGSGPAGLAAAYFLARQGFQVTVFEKEPQAGGLLRYGIPAYRLPREILQREIANLTSSLPIEICCNQEISPAAISVLLDEYDYLFYAPGLGASVMPAGVAGQPGVVAGLELLHLLASGGVPEGERFAVVGGGNVAVDAARSLLRLGKQVEIIYRRSVAEMPAYDHELRQLEEEGIPVHERQLVGGITAENGRLRLTVHAAVAGEEKSVVAGVVVGELVVDRLVIAVGQQAVDPLPEHDRLLTGGDLVSGPATVVEALASGKAAAITILGRCGIVLEDQDGGEAGSPPVVSFTDLHLEYQEKQTALQPVEVPSEQRRLSFQEVCPPPGVGEIDAEIRRCFHCGTCTSCGVCWFFCPDMAISLTDTVAGQPVLIDENYCKGCGLCAASCPRAVIDMEEDN; encoded by the coding sequence ATGGAAACCCTTATTTTGAAGGGGGGCGGTGGTTCGGGGGAAAGCCGAACCTTTCCCGTTTCTACAACGACAACGGCGGCCAACCTGACCGGCAGCTGGAAGTTTTTCCGCCCACTCCTGCAGCCCAAAACAGCGCCTTGTCAGGCCGCCTGTCCCCTGCATATTGATATTGCCGCCTACTTGCTTCACCTGAGCCGGGAGGATAAATCGGCAGCGCTTTCCCTGCTGCGTTCTTTCAACCCGCTGCCGGCGGTCTGCGGCCGGGTATGTCCCCATTTCTGTGAGCGGCAGTGCAACCGTGGCGAGTATGACGGGTCGGTGGCGGCCGGGTCGGTTGAACGTTATCTGGGAGACTACGGCCTTGATATCCCCTATGAAGCGCCGGCGGTCGTCAGACCGCAGCGGGTGGCGGTGGTGGGCAGCGGCCCGGCCGGTTTGGCGGCAGCCTATTTTCTTGCCCGGCAGGGTTTTCAGGTGACAGTCTTTGAAAAAGAGCCGCAGGCCGGCGGCTTGCTGCGTTACGGGATTCCTGCCTATCGTCTGCCCCGAGAGATCCTCCAGCGGGAAATTGCCAACCTGACCAGCTCCCTGCCCATTGAGATCTGCTGCAACCAGGAAATATCCCCGGCTGCCATCTCGGTCCTGCTGGACGAGTACGACTATCTTTTTTATGCCCCTGGGCTGGGTGCTTCGGTAATGCCGGCCGGGGTCGCCGGGCAGCCGGGCGTGGTTGCCGGCCTGGAATTGCTCCACCTGCTGGCTTCCGGCGGCGTTCCCGAAGGGGAACGGTTTGCAGTGGTGGGCGGCGGCAATGTGGCGGTGGATGCAGCCCGCTCCCTGCTGCGGCTGGGGAAACAGGTGGAAATAATCTATCGCCGGTCGGTTGCCGAGATGCCGGCGTACGACCATGAACTGCGTCAATTGGAGGAGGAGGGAATTCCTGTCCATGAGCGGCAGCTGGTTGGCGGTATTACGGCTGAAAACGGTCGCCTGCGGCTAACGGTGCATGCTGCCGTCGCCGGGGAGGAAAAGTCGGTTGTCGCTGGCGTGGTTGTCGGTGAGCTGGTGGTTGATCGGCTGGTGATTGCCGTTGGTCAGCAGGCAGTCGATCCCTTGCCGGAGCATGATAGGCTCCTCACAGGTGGCGATCTGGTCAGCGGCCCGGCGACGGTGGTGGAAGCACTGGCCTCCGGCAAAGCCGCCGCCATCACTATCCTTGGCCGCTGCGGGATTGTGCTGGAGGATCAGGATGGTGGGGAGGCTGGTTCGCCACCAGTGGTTTCCTTTACCGATCTCCACCTGGAGTACCAGGAGAAGCAGACGGCTCTCCAGCCGGTGGAAGTGCCGTCCGAACAGCGGCGGCTTTCCTTTCAGGAGGTCTGCCCGCCACCGGGGGTGGGCGAAATCGATGCCGAGATCCGACGTTGTTTTCATTGCGGGACCTGCACCAGCTGCGGGGTATGCTGGTTTTTCTGTCCCGATATGGCCATTTCCCTGACCGATACGGTTGCTGGCCAGCCGGTTCTCATTGATGAAAACTACTGCAAAGGATGTGGATTGTGCGCCGCATCCTGTCCTCGGGCGGTGATCGACATGGAGGAGGATAATTGA
- the porA gene encoding pyruvate ferredoxin oxidoreductase: MQAELKHGARESREMMLGSDAIAHGVRLCRPAVISAYPITPQTHIIETLSEMVDTGELQSQFIKVESEMSAIAACLGAVSAGSRSFTATSSHGLAMMHEILHWFSGARMPLVMVNANRALGAPWNIWCDQSDSMSQRDVGWLQLYCETAQEALDSIILAYWLSEQIMLPVMVMIDGFILSHTMEQLLLPSQREVDAFLPPYRPAIFLDPENPKTFCAAAAADNFYQLKKAIAATMETAETLLAEGYALFAGRFGRSYGHVEPYCCDDAEVVFCCAGALSGTVRVAVDQLRQEGHRIGLVKLRLFRPFPGAALIRLLAGTKRLVVLNRSVSFGAAGTIAQELRAAFYREDCRPQIHDVIISLGGKEVFPATIREIALRAAELSPTESIWIG; the protein is encoded by the coding sequence ATGCAGGCTGAACTGAAACATGGTGCCCGGGAATCGCGGGAGATGATGCTCGGCAGTGATGCCATTGCCCATGGGGTCAGACTGTGCCGGCCGGCGGTCATCTCGGCCTACCCCATTACGCCGCAAACCCATATTATTGAAACCCTGTCTGAGATGGTCGACACAGGGGAACTGCAGAGCCAGTTTATCAAGGTTGAGTCGGAGATGTCCGCCATTGCTGCCTGCCTGGGGGCGGTTTCCGCCGGCAGTCGCTCGTTTACAGCCACCAGTTCCCATGGGCTGGCGATGATGCATGAAATTCTTCACTGGTTTTCCGGCGCCCGGATGCCGCTGGTGATGGTCAATGCCAACCGGGCGCTGGGGGCTCCCTGGAACATCTGGTGCGACCAGAGTGACAGCATGTCGCAGCGGGATGTGGGCTGGCTGCAGCTCTATTGTGAAACGGCCCAGGAGGCTCTTGACAGCATTATCCTTGCCTATTGGCTGAGCGAGCAGATCATGTTGCCGGTCATGGTGATGATTGATGGTTTTATCCTCTCCCATACCATGGAGCAACTGCTGCTCCCCTCCCAAAGAGAAGTGGATGCCTTTTTGCCGCCCTACCGGCCGGCGATCTTTCTCGATCCGGAGAATCCCAAAACCTTTTGCGCGGCGGCTGCTGCCGATAACTTCTATCAGTTGAAAAAAGCGATTGCCGCCACCATGGAGACTGCTGAAACACTGCTGGCTGAAGGGTATGCCCTTTTTGCCGGCCGGTTCGGCCGATCCTATGGCCATGTGGAACCCTACTGCTGCGATGATGCCGAGGTGGTTTTCTGCTGCGCCGGGGCTCTATCCGGTACCGTCCGAGTGGCTGTTGATCAACTGCGCCAGGAGGGGCACCGTATCGGTCTTGTCAAGCTCCGCCTGTTCCGTCCCTTCCCCGGGGCTGCCTTGATCCGGCTGCTGGCCGGCACCAAGCGGCTGGTGGTGCTCAACCGGTCGGTTTCTTTCGGTGCTGCCGGAACCATCGCCCAGGAGTTGCGGGCTGCTTTCTACCGGGAGGACTGCCGGCCGCAGATCCATGATGTGATTATCAGTCTCGGGGGTAAGGAGGTCTTTCCCGCGACCATCCGGGAAATTGCCCTGCGGGCCGCTGAACTGTCGCCGACCGAAAGTATCTGGATTGGTTGA
- a CDS encoding pyruvate synthase subunit beta — protein MLWNVTTTEYLTSGHMACPGCGASLSLRHALKVLGGQTIVVLPACCMSIIAGAFPSSAFSVPLLHVPFATAAACASGVRRSLLAQGKKGVSVMVWAGDGGTFDIGLQALSGAAERHEDFIYVCYDNEAYMNTGIQRSSATPQGAWTTTTPAGKELQYEKKDVIAIVKAHAPAYLATANIAYPDDFMAKFERARDLSGFRFLHLLSACPPGWKIDSSEALHISRLAVETGIFPLLEQDEEKNLRLTYVPQSWLPVAAYFQAQGRFKGLAEEDIDFLQQETERKIAAYG, from the coding sequence ATGTTATGGAATGTCACGACAACTGAATATCTCACCAGCGGTCACATGGCCTGCCCGGGCTGTGGTGCTTCCTTGAGTCTGCGCCATGCCCTGAAAGTCCTGGGAGGCCAGACCATCGTTGTCCTGCCGGCCTGCTGCATGTCGATTATTGCCGGCGCCTTCCCCAGCAGCGCTTTTTCGGTACCGTTGCTTCACGTACCCTTTGCCACCGCTGCCGCCTGTGCATCCGGCGTCCGGCGTTCCCTGCTGGCGCAGGGGAAAAAAGGAGTGAGCGTCATGGTTTGGGCCGGCGATGGCGGGACGTTTGATATCGGCCTGCAGGCGTTGTCGGGAGCCGCTGAGCGTCATGAAGATTTCATCTATGTCTGCTATGACAATGAAGCCTATATGAATACCGGCATCCAACGTTCTTCGGCAACCCCCCAGGGTGCCTGGACGACAACGACGCCAGCCGGGAAAGAACTTCAATATGAAAAAAAAGATGTGATTGCCATTGTCAAAGCCCATGCACCGGCCTATCTGGCCACGGCAAACATCGCCTATCCAGATGACTTTATGGCCAAATTTGAGCGGGCTCGGGATTTGAGCGGCTTCCGTTTTCTCCATCTGCTGTCAGCCTGCCCCCCGGGATGGAAAATCGATTCCTCGGAGGCCTTGCATATTTCCCGGCTGGCAGTGGAGACCGGCATCTTCCCTCTGCTTGAGCAGGATGAGGAAAAAAATCTGCGGCTAACGTATGTGCCGCAGTCCTGGCTGCCGGTGGCCGCCTATTTTCAGGCCCAAGGGCGCTTCAAAGGGCTTGCCGAGGAGGACATTGATTTTTTGCAACAGGAGACTGAGCGCAAGATAGCCGCCTATGGTTGA
- a CDS encoding sigma-54-dependent Fis family transcriptional regulator yields the protein MTGAPGDGRILLVDDDPTILEVLKIRLESIGYRVADCGTPHEALKLFRGEPFDLVITDLKMEGMDGLALMKEVLAINSDMPVLILTAHGTIDNAVTAMREGAYGYITKPFQTEELAIQVKNAIEKSHLRAEITRLQQMLERERKKQSPIISTSPAMQKVIKTIQAISNTNSTVTILGESGTGKELVAREIHYLSPRAEQPFVPLNCGAIPETLLESELFGYTKGAFTGAAKNHAGIFERANGGTIFLDEITETSPSFQVKLLRVLQERSVFPLGSKEEVPVDIRIIAATNQDLEQLVAAGKFREDLYYRIYVIPLSLPPLRERQEDIPLLAQHFLDQYRQELKKEVVGFHQKTLQQMMVYQWPGNVRELENKVQYALAVASGDVITPEEMFPASQSRPNLPATTMNDAKKQFERDYIINVLNITKGNVSQAAQLAGRHRVDFYNLIKKHQIDVALFREKSGP from the coding sequence ATGACTGGCGCACCTGGGGACGGCAGAATTCTGCTGGTTGATGACGACCCCACCATCCTTGAAGTTCTCAAAATCCGCCTTGAATCGATTGGCTACCGGGTTGCTGATTGCGGCACACCCCACGAAGCCTTGAAACTTTTTAGGGGGGAACCATTCGACCTGGTTATCACTGATTTGAAGATGGAAGGCATGGACGGGCTGGCGTTGATGAAGGAGGTTCTGGCCATCAATAGTGATATGCCGGTCCTTATTCTCACCGCCCACGGCACCATTGACAACGCCGTAACCGCCATGCGTGAAGGGGCCTACGGTTACATCACCAAGCCGTTTCAAACGGAAGAACTCGCTATTCAGGTCAAGAATGCCATTGAGAAGTCGCATCTGCGGGCCGAGATCACCAGGCTGCAGCAGATGCTCGAGCGGGAACGGAAAAAGCAGTCGCCCATTATTTCCACCAGCCCGGCCATGCAAAAGGTCATTAAAACCATCCAGGCAATCAGCAATACCAATTCCACGGTCACCATTCTCGGGGAAAGCGGCACCGGCAAGGAGCTGGTGGCCAGAGAGATCCATTACCTCAGTCCACGAGCTGAGCAACCTTTCGTACCGCTCAACTGCGGGGCAATCCCCGAAACCCTGCTGGAAAGTGAGCTCTTTGGCTACACCAAAGGGGCCTTCACCGGGGCGGCAAAAAATCACGCCGGCATTTTTGAACGGGCAAACGGCGGCACCATTTTTCTGGATGAAATAACCGAAACATCACCGTCATTCCAGGTCAAACTCCTCAGGGTGCTGCAGGAACGATCCGTCTTCCCGCTGGGCTCCAAGGAGGAGGTGCCGGTTGATATCCGGATTATTGCGGCAACCAACCAGGATCTTGAGCAGCTCGTGGCTGCCGGAAAATTCCGTGAAGATCTCTATTATCGCATCTATGTCATCCCCTTGTCCCTGCCGCCGTTGCGGGAACGCCAGGAGGACATTCCACTCCTGGCCCAGCATTTCCTTGACCAGTACCGGCAGGAGTTGAAAAAAGAGGTGGTGGGCTTCCACCAGAAAACCCTGCAGCAAATGATGGTCTATCAATGGCCGGGCAATGTCAGGGAACTGGAAAACAAGGTTCAGTATGCCCTGGCGGTTGCCAGCGGCGATGTTATTACCCCTGAAGAGATGTTTCCGGCCTCGCAAAGCAGGCCAAACCTGCCAGCCACCACCATGAATGACGCCAAAAAACAGTTTGAACGGGACTATATCATCAACGTGCTGAATATCACCAAAGGCAATGTCAGCCAGGCCGCCCAACTGGCTGGCCGCCATCGGGTTGACTTCTATAATCTGATCAAAAAGCACCAGATTGACGTCGCTCTCTTCCGGGAAAAATCGGGGCCATAA
- a CDS encoding HAMP domain-containing histidine kinase has protein sequence MFSKISISQKILLAFSFFLICLLAINTYSLLEIRKISTIVNQLTAVQFNLWDDCQNLEQATDNAYKGMRKYLLLKKSTYAELVQDNITEARTTIDIILAYPLPADQGKQRLVLAKNIMALHAQFTDMFQLHEADDTTAAAVESLKQHYEQCKETLAQFQLAGYREINQSFIQTSAIATRYEHDLVIFSVLTCLALLMMFFWIHFSIRHSLGKVIKGMEKITQGDFTARIEGLHDQELGKLAIYYNTMAGRLSEVDDIKASFIANLSHEIKTPLTSMRESLSLIAEKIVGPLNDKQVHLIALNLRETDRIIKIVSDLLDISRIRAGVISYTFEPGNLMELLRSRIAAAEPLAVKKNIHISLAAIDPLPPQKYDILRLGQVIDNLLSNAIKFTPEGGAITIKTGTTATFTAEQPLVTASVGQHFIYFSVADTGSGIPTPLLNQIFDRFQQGYQWLPDYHKGSGVGLSIAKFFVEGHHGLIWAENLPAGGCVFHVVLPPQPAAELPEIENTSQVATVNTA, from the coding sequence ATGTTCAGTAAAATTTCCATTTCCCAGAAAATCCTGCTTGCCTTCAGCTTTTTTCTCATCTGCCTGCTGGCGATCAACACCTATTCCCTGCTTGAAATCAGAAAAATTTCCACTATTGTCAACCAGCTGACCGCCGTTCAGTTTAATCTTTGGGATGATTGCCAGAATCTGGAACAGGCCACCGACAACGCCTATAAAGGCATGCGCAAATACCTGCTGCTGAAAAAATCCACCTATGCTGAACTGGTCCAGGACAATATTACCGAAGCCCGCACCACCATCGACATCATCCTCGCCTATCCCCTGCCGGCAGATCAGGGAAAGCAGCGGCTCGTGCTGGCGAAGAATATCATGGCTCTGCATGCACAATTCACTGACATGTTTCAGCTGCACGAAGCCGACGATACCACCGCTGCAGCCGTTGAAAGTCTGAAACAGCACTACGAGCAATGCAAGGAGACCCTGGCGCAATTTCAGCTGGCCGGCTACCGGGAAATCAATCAAAGCTTCATCCAGACCAGCGCGATTGCCACCCGCTATGAACATGATCTGGTCATCTTTTCAGTCCTGACCTGCCTGGCGTTGCTGATGATGTTTTTCTGGATCCATTTTTCCATCCGCCACTCACTGGGCAAGGTTATCAAAGGGATGGAAAAAATTACCCAGGGGGATTTCACTGCCCGGATCGAGGGCCTGCATGATCAGGAGTTGGGCAAACTGGCGATTTATTACAATACCATGGCCGGCCGATTGTCAGAAGTCGACGACATCAAGGCATCCTTTATTGCCAACCTGTCCCATGAAATCAAGACACCGTTGACCTCCATGAGGGAATCACTGTCATTGATCGCCGAAAAAATTGTCGGACCATTGAATGACAAGCAGGTCCACTTGATTGCCCTCAATCTCAGGGAAACCGATCGCATCATTAAGATTGTCTCCGACCTGCTCGATATCTCCCGCATCAGGGCCGGTGTTATCTCCTATACGTTTGAACCGGGAAACCTGATGGAGCTGCTGCGTTCCCGGATCGCCGCCGCCGAACCTCTGGCAGTGAAAAAAAACATCCATATCAGCCTGGCAGCGATAGATCCACTGCCGCCGCAAAAATATGACATATTGCGCCTCGGGCAGGTGATCGACAACCTCCTTTCCAACGCCATAAAATTTACCCCTGAAGGCGGCGCGATTACCATTAAGACCGGCACTACGGCCACGTTTACTGCTGAGCAGCCGCTGGTCACGGCATCAGTCGGCCAGCACTTCATCTATTTTTCGGTCGCTGATACCGGCAGCGGCATTCCGACACCACTGCTCAACCAGATTTTCGACCGCTTTCAACAGGGCTATCAGTGGCTGCCTGATTATCACAAAGGGTCGGGGGTCGGCCTTTCCATCGCCAAATTTTTTGTCGAAGGACATCACGGACTCATCTGGGCTGAAAATCTGCCGGCCGGCGGCTGTGTTTTCCATGTTGTTCTGCCGCCGCAACCAGCAGCTGAACTGCCTGAAATTGAAAACACCAGCCAGGTTGCCACAGTCAATACCGCCTGA
- a CDS encoding pyrimidine 5'-nucleotidase, whose protein sequence is MMISADFILFDLDNTLYPRETGLFSRVDRLINQYMDEVVKIPREQVNQLRQQYFAAYGTTLSGLMVHHQVDPEEYLSYVHNVPVDQLIPRDDQLAGLLERLPGEKYIFSNASRSHCDRVLDHLGIAGYFRDIYDIVRMEYRPKPERQVYESIVEEIGLPPHQGIMVDDLEANLVPARELGMGTVLVTGDEQEESGLLKRPAAEVDLVVRSVHQLPAVLKRSAAPALPVSAGS, encoded by the coding sequence ATGATGATATCTGCTGATTTTATTCTTTTTGATCTGGATAATACGCTTTATCCACGGGAAACAGGATTATTTTCCAGGGTTGATCGGCTGATCAATCAGTATATGGATGAGGTGGTGAAGATCCCGAGGGAGCAGGTCAATCAGCTGCGTCAGCAGTATTTTGCGGCCTATGGGACGACTCTTTCAGGCCTTATGGTCCATCATCAGGTGGATCCGGAAGAGTATCTGAGCTATGTCCATAATGTGCCGGTTGACCAGTTGATTCCCCGCGATGATCAGCTCGCCGGCCTGCTGGAGCGGCTGCCCGGGGAAAAATATATCTTCTCCAATGCCTCCCGCAGCCACTGCGATCGAGTACTGGATCACCTGGGGATTGCCGGTTATTTTCGCGATATTTATGATATTGTCAGGATGGAGTATCGACCGAAGCCTGAACGGCAGGTCTATGAGTCTATCGTCGAAGAAATTGGGCTGCCGCCGCATCAGGGCATCATGGTTGACGATCTGGAAGCCAATCTCGTGCCGGCCCGGGAGCTGGGCATGGGGACGGTGCTGGTCACAGGTGATGAGCAGGAGGAAAGCGGGTTGCTGAAGCGGCCGGCTGCTGAGGTTGATCTGGTGGTCCGCTCCGTCCACCAGCTGCCGGCGGTTCTCAAACGGTCTGCAGCTCCTGCATTACCTGTTTCAGCTGGTAGTTGA
- a CDS encoding phosphomannomutase/phosphoglucomutase, which produces MKINPHIFRKNDIRGHADDDLHDGAVEVIGESLGDLIQDEYGTPDEQPITLAIGRDMRLHSPRIAAALIRGLRNQGISIRDLGLCTTPVCYFSQATMDDVLGSIMVTGSHNPSEFNGLKITLNGRSVIEELIESLREKVHEAPSFPCDRQTGSYNRIDIIPDYLAYLEQQFAGLKTFNQTFDAPITVVADAGNGTAGLVLPAILERLGFTFHCLYPEPDGSFPNHHPDPTVEENLVDLKRAVKDHQAHVGVAFDGDADRLGVVDNAGKVVWGDQLLIIYAADILQRHPGAAIVADVKCSQTLFDAIEGMGGRPVMWKTGHSLIKRKMKQEDALLAGEMSGHIFFAHRYFGYDDAVYATLRLLEIMAVKGRVVQNFHFTEVADFLPSTCNTPELRVDCPDDIKFTVVDRLRERLYNCRDSNTSCPTINKIITIDGVRVVFASGWALVRASNTQPILVLRFEAENKKTLQIFQKFINYQLKQVMQELQTV; this is translated from the coding sequence ATGAAAATAAATCCTCACATATTCCGAAAAAACGATATCCGCGGCCACGCGGATGACGATCTCCATGACGGAGCCGTTGAAGTAATCGGTGAAAGCCTGGGTGACCTGATTCAGGACGAGTATGGCACCCCCGATGAGCAGCCCATCACCCTGGCCATCGGCCGGGACATGCGCCTGCACTCACCGAGGATTGCCGCCGCCCTGATCCGGGGACTGCGCAATCAGGGCATCAGCATCAGGGACCTGGGACTATGCACCACGCCGGTCTGCTATTTTTCCCAGGCGACCATGGACGATGTCCTGGGCAGTATCATGGTTACCGGCAGCCACAACCCCTCCGAGTTCAACGGCCTCAAGATCACCCTCAACGGCCGCAGTGTCATCGAAGAACTGATCGAGTCCCTGCGGGAAAAGGTCCATGAAGCGCCATCGTTCCCCTGCGACCGGCAAACCGGCTCCTACAACCGGATCGACATCATCCCCGACTACCTCGCTTACCTTGAGCAGCAGTTTGCCGGTCTGAAAACCTTCAACCAGACCTTTGATGCCCCGATTACCGTTGTCGCCGATGCAGGCAACGGCACCGCCGGTCTGGTACTGCCAGCCATCCTTGAGCGGCTGGGATTTACGTTTCATTGCCTCTACCCTGAACCGGACGGCTCCTTCCCCAACCATCATCCGGATCCCACGGTTGAAGAGAATCTGGTGGATCTGAAACGGGCCGTCAAGGACCATCAGGCCCATGTGGGGGTTGCTTTTGACGGTGATGCCGACCGCCTTGGAGTGGTGGATAATGCCGGCAAGGTTGTCTGGGGGGATCAGCTCTTGATCATCTATGCCGCCGACATTCTCCAACGCCACCCGGGCGCGGCCATTGTTGCTGATGTCAAATGCTCCCAGACCCTGTTTGACGCTATTGAGGGCATGGGCGGCCGGCCGGTCATGTGGAAAACCGGCCACTCACTGATCAAAAGGAAGATGAAGCAGGAAGATGCACTGCTGGCCGGCGAAATGAGCGGGCATATCTTTTTTGCCCACCGCTATTTCGGCTATGATGATGCGGTCTATGCCACGTTGCGGCTGCTGGAAATCATGGCGGTCAAGGGCAGGGTGGTGCAGAACTTCCACTTCACCGAGGTGGCGGACTTTCTGCCGTCAACCTGCAACACTCCGGAACTGCGGGTCGACTGCCCGGACGACATCAAATTCACGGTGGTGGATCGACTGCGGGAACGGCTCTACAACTGCCGCGACAGCAACACCAGCTGTCCCACCATCAACAAGATCATCACCATCGATGGGGTGCGGGTCGTTTTTGCCAGCGGCTGGGCCTTGGTCCGGGCGAGCAATACCCAGCCGATCCTGGTTCTGCGATTTGAGGCGGAAAACAAGAAAACCCTGCAGATTTTCCAAAAGTTTATCAACTACCAGCTGAAACAGGTAATGCAGGAGCTGCAGACCGTTTGA
- a CDS encoding NTP transferase domain-containing protein, whose translation MKSNDIHAVILAGGSGTRFWPLSRHQRPKQLIPLLGGQTTLAATVERLASLVPGPQIMVITNRDHQSQVRELLVPPLDSSRIIAEPVGRNTAPAIALGAQLLATEQGPATTMIVLPADHYIGEVPAFLRTLELACRVADEGYLVTLGMTPSRPETGYGYIQGGKAMAGSWPAGQTVCKVDRFVEKPDVHKALQYLQAGNYYWNSGIFIWRVEAILAELAAHLPGVSRCLEDFCRDRENLGLDQALLNYFATVESISIDYGVLEKSSKVAVIPGSFAWSDLGSWDALDELHLRPREAAAKTITIDSRNNSVFAAKPTALIDVENLLVVDTDDALLICKKGSSQKVRNVVEQLRQAGNKELL comes from the coding sequence ATGAAGAGTAATGATATTCACGCGGTTATTCTGGCTGGCGGCTCCGGCACCCGCTTCTGGCCCCTGAGCCGCCACCAGCGGCCCAAGCAGCTGATCCCGCTGCTCGGCGGCCAGACGACTCTGGCAGCGACGGTGGAACGACTGGCGTCCCTGGTTCCTGGACCGCAGATCATGGTGATCACCAACCGGGATCACCAATCGCAGGTCAGGGAACTGCTGGTCCCACCCCTGGACTCGAGCCGCATCATTGCTGAACCGGTGGGCCGCAACACGGCCCCCGCCATTGCCCTTGGCGCCCAGTTGCTGGCCACGGAGCAGGGGCCGGCAACCACCATGATCGTCCTGCCGGCTGACCATTACATCGGCGAGGTGCCGGCCTTTCTCCGGACCCTGGAACTGGCCTGCCGGGTGGCCGACGAGGGATACCTGGTTACCCTGGGAATGACGCCCTCCAGGCCGGAAACCGGTTACGGCTATATTCAGGGGGGTAAAGCAATGGCCGGCAGCTGGCCAGCCGGTCAAACGGTATGCAAGGTTGATCGTTTCGTCGAAAAGCCCGATGTACACAAGGCGCTCCAGTACCTGCAGGCCGGCAACTATTATTGGAACAGCGGCATTTTCATCTGGCGCGTCGAGGCGATCCTGGCTGAACTGGCCGCCCACCTCCCCGGCGTTTCCCGCTGCCTGGAAGATTTTTGCCGGGACCGGGAAAACCTGGGGCTGGATCAGGCGCTGCTGAACTATTTTGCCACCGTCGAGTCAATTTCCATTGATTACGGGGTGCTGGAAAAATCGTCCAAGGTGGCGGTTATCCCCGGCAGCTTTGCCTGGAGCGACCTGGGCAGCTGGGATGCCCTTGATGAACTGCATCTCCGGCCCCGGGAAGCCGCTGCCAAAACCATCACCATTGACAGTCGCAACAATTCGGTGTTTGCCGCCAAACCAACGGCCCTCATTGATGTCGAAAACCTGCTGGTCGTCGATACCGATGATGCCCTGCTGATCTGTAAAAAAGGCAGCTCGCAGAAAGTCAGGAACGTGGTGGAACAGCTGCGGCAAGCCGGAAACAAAGAACTGCTTTAG